A stretch of Labrus bergylta chromosome 19, fLabBer1.1, whole genome shotgun sequence DNA encodes these proteins:
- the LOC109989003 gene encoding zinc finger protein 260-like, with protein sequence MSKVQMLRFFVKQRLTAAAEEIFELFERTTAKYEEEICRLREKHGHDEQPDSEVELHRTDMQQLMVRKGEVPSEQQERSSSLNQEDQTEPPNIKEEMWTDEEGERLQEPWDTDIIKFTFTPVPVKSEDDDKKPQSSELHEDQTEESRDTQHLKTADGEDCEGSEPARNLNLDRYLTPTSQHIISNSTESEMYDRCFDRVVTTIPLSGLNCLQAIEEPVSELECKTGKTSMNSSECASSFGPNGKQREQSRIQTEVKPFRCSICGKRFSDKVSLINHVSIHSEQKRFSCSVCKKRFHWKKDILTHMRTHTGEKPYSCSYCGSGFTQSSHLVAHLKVHTGEKPFTCLVCSASFSIKKSLVEHMRIHTGEKPFDCSVCGKRFAQKGHMRRHLTVHTGERPFICSVCGKGFTQNVSLKNHLTVHTGEKPFKCNLCDKTFTRLEYVKKHKCVGESSRNNQSCRDDC encoded by the exons atgtccaaagttCAAATGTTGAGATTTTTCGTCAAGCAGAGACTGACTGCGGCGGCTGAGGAGATATTTGAGCTTTTTGAAAGGACGACAGCAAAGTACGAGGAGGAAATCTGTCGTTTAAGAGAGAAACACGGACACGACGAACAACCGGACTCTGAAGTGGAGCTACACAGAACAG ACATGCAGCAGCTGATGGTGAGAAAGGGAGAGGTTCCCtctgagcagcaggagaggagctCCAGTCTGAACCAGGAGGACCAAACAGAGCCGCCGAATATTAAAGAGGAAATGTGGACTGATGAGGAAGGAGAGCGACTTCAAGAGCCGTGGGACACTGATATCATCAAGTTCACATTCACTCCTGTccctgtgaagagtgaagatgatgacaagaaacctcagtcctcagagcttcatgaagATCAAACTgaagagagcagagacacacagcatttgaaaacagctgatggagaggactgtgaaGGATCAGAACCAGCAAGGAACCTAAATCTAGACAGATATTTAACACCAACTTCTCAACATATCATTTCAAACTCCACTGAATCTGAAATGTATGACAGATGTTTTGATAGGGTGGTTACCACTATCCCCCTGTCAGGTTTAAACTGTTTGCAAGCTATTGAAGAACCTGTAAGTGAACTGGAATGTAAAACTGGGAAAACATCAATGAACTCTTCTGAATGTGCTTCAAGCTTTGGACCAAATGGAAAACAGCGCGAACAGAGCAGAATCCAAACTGAAGTGAAACCATTCCGTTGCTCAATTTGTGGTAAAAGATTCTCTGACAAGGTCTCCCTAATAAATCATGTGAGCATTCATTCAGAACAAAAACGTTTCAGCTGCTCCGTTTgtaaaaaaaggtttcattggaaaaaagacattttgacaCACATGAGAAcccatacaggagagaaaccctacAGCTGCTCTTACTGTGGATCAGGGTTTACGCAGAGCTCCCATTTGGTCGCACACTTAAAGGTCCATACAGGAGAAAAACCTTTCACCTGCTTAGTTTGTAGTGCAAGTTTCAGtatcaaaaaaagtttggtcgAGCACATGAGAATCCACACGGGAGAGAAACCATTCGACTGTTCGGTTTGTGGTAAAAGATTTGCACAAAAGGGACATATGAGACGACACTTGACTGTTCACACGGGAGAGAGACCATTTATCTGTTCGGTTTGTGGGAAAGGATTTACGCAGAATGTAAGTCTGAAAAATCACCTGACTGTCCACACAGGGGAGAAACCGTTTAAATGCAACTTGTGTGACAAAACATTCACTCGGCTGGAGTACGTCAAGAAACACAAGTGTGTCGGTGAGAGCAGCAGAAATAACCAAAGCTGTAGAGATGATTGTTGA
- the LOC114920564 gene encoding zinc finger protein 391 isoform X2: MSKVQVLRLFANQRLTAAAEEIFELFERTATEYEEQLCRLKEENEQLRKLVDSGLSPEARSHQADVVQLTVIKEEVPPEQQERSSSPIQENPPEPPHIKEDQDGEQLKGPEEADISMLLRFTPVALKSEEEDDEIPQSSWLNEINTNEGRDIEHLKTEADGEDCGGPEPDRDFNPDSHLQPVTPDKTSHLSGSGCETDLQNHMIGHSENNSSLVEHPRTRKGEKPFACSVCKAAFGRRSDMVIHMRKHTGEKPYSCSVCGKRFARNHLKIHMRTHTGEKPFSCLVCGKRFAHSGTLLQHMNVHDVEKPFDCLVCGKSFAYSTSLKRHMTIHGP; the protein is encoded by the exons atgtctaaagtCCAAGTGCTGAGACTTTTCGCCAACCAGAGACTGACTGCAGCTGCTGAGGAGATATTTGAGTTGTTCGAAAGGACGGCGACTGAGTACGAGGAGCAACTCTGTCGGTTAAAAGAGGAAAACGAGCAACTACGGAAACTTGTGGACTCCGGTTTGAGCCCTGAAGCCCGGTCACACCAAGCAG ATGTCGTGCAGCTGACGGTGATCAAAGAAGAGGTTCCccctgagcagcaggagaggagctCCAGTCCGATCCAGGAGAACCCACCAGAACCTCCACACATCAAAGAGGACCAGGACGGAGAGCAGCTTAAAGGGCCAGAAGAGGCTGATATCAGCATGTTACTGAGGTTCACTCCTGTCGCCTTgaagagtgaagaagaagatgatgagaTCCCTCAGTCCTCATGGCTCAATGAAATCAACACTAACGAGGGCAGAGACATAGAGCATTTGAAAACAGAagctgatggagaggactgtggaggaccAGAACCAGACCGAGACTTTAATCCAGACAGTCATTTACAGCCAGTTACTCCTGACAAGACTTCACATCTTTCTGGATCTGGATGTGAGACTGACCTACAGAACCACATGATAGGTCATTCAGAAAACAATTCATCTTTGGTGGAACACCCAAGAACTCGTAAAGGAGAGAAACCTTTCGCGTGCTCGGTGTGTAAAGCCGCTTTCGGACGCAGATCAGATATGGTTATACATATGAGAAAGCATACTGGTGAGAAGCCGTACAGTTGTTCAGTTTGTGGGAAAAGATTTGCACGTAATCACCTGAAGATACACATGAGAACgcacactggagagaaaccaTTTAGTTGTTTAGTGTGTGGGAAAAGGTTTGCACATAGTGGGACTTTGTTACAACACATGAACGTTCACGACGTAGAGAAACCGTTCGATTGTTTGGTTTGTGGGAAAagctttgcatacagtacaagTCTGAAACGACACATGACGATCCACGGCCCATAA
- the LOC109989031 gene encoding gastrula zinc finger protein XlCGF57.1 translates to MSKVQILRSFVNQRLSAAAEEIFDLFERTIAEYEEEICRSKENQHKLLDAVYNPEIRLHRAEVQQLLSGEEEVPPEQQERSSSLNQEGPPEPPHIKEEQEELWTHEEGEQLRGPEGADIIKFTFTPVPVKSEENDEEKPQSSERHGNHTEESRDREKQNFNPDSLSQPVTHDDTSLSESETDVSSCDWEETSDSQLDETPLPNNKDVPVSDLECDAGNTPLSSECATSFEHDEHLQNRAGFQTGVKPFKCPICGKRYPQKISLTKHMKRHSEGTCFSCSVCKKSFPWRGELVRHMRIHTGEKPFSCSACGIRFSQRIHLTSHLRVHTGEKPFTCSVCQTSFSIRKNLGIHMRIHTGQKPFGCSVCGKRFARRGGLTRHSTVHTGEKAFSCSFCGERFAHLVTLKRHLTVHTGEKAFSCNVCGKRFARLQYLKKHKCVAESSTKK, encoded by the exons ATGTCTAAAGTCCAAATACTGAGATCTTTTGTGAACCAGAGACTGAGTGCGGCTGCTGAGGAGATATTTGATCTGTTTGAAAGGACGATAGCAGAGTACGAGGAGGAAATCTGTCGGTCCAAAgagaatcaacacaaactgctgGACGCTGTTTACAACCCTGAAATCCGCCTCCACAGAGCAG AGGTCCAGCAGCTGTTGTCGGGTGAAGAAGAGGTTCCccctgagcagcaggagaggagctCCAGTCTGAACCAGGAGGGCCCACCAGAACCGCCGCACATTaaagaggaacaggaggagctCTGGACTCATGAGGAGGGGGAGCAGCTTCGAGGGCCGGAGGGGGCTGATATAATCAAGTTTACGTTCACTCCTGTccctgtgaagagtgaagagaaCGATGAAGAGAAGCCTCAGTCCTCAGAGCGTCATGGAAATCACACtgaagagagcagagacagggagaaacaaaactttaatCCAGACAGTCTTTCACAGCCAGTTACTCATGACGACACGTCTCTCTCTGAATCTGAGACGGACGTCAGTAGCTGTGACTGGGAGGAGACCAGTGACTCTCAGTTAGATGAAACCCCTCTGCCCAACAACAAAGATGTACCTGTAAGTGATCTTGAATGTGATGCAGGAAACACACCATTGAGCTCTGAATGTGCTACAAGCTTTGAACACGATGAACATCTGCAAAATCGCGCTGGATTCCAAACAGGAGTGAAACCGTTCAAGTGCCCGATTTGTGGCAAACGATACCCGCAGAAGATCTCCTTAACAAAGCACATGAAACGACATTCAGAAGGAACGTGTTTTAGCTGCTCAGTTTGTAAGAAAAGCTTTCCATGGAGAGGAGAGCTCGTGCGGCACATGAGAATCCACACCGGAGAGAAACCTTTCAGCTGCTCCGCCTGTGGTATAAGGTTCTCACAAAGGATACACCTGACCTCCCACTTACGAGTTCACACGGGAGAAAAACCGTTCACCTGCTCAGTTTGTCAGACAAGTTTCAGTATCAGAAAGAATTTGGGCATACACATGAGAATCCACACGGGGCAGAAACCATTTGGCTGCTCCGTGTGCGGCAAAAGGTTCGCGCGGCGCGGAGGACTGACGCGTCACTCGACCGTCCACACTGGGGAGAAAGCGTTTAGCTGTTCGTTTTGTGGTGAAAGATTTGCACATCTTGTAACTCTGAAACGCCACTTGACAGTCCACACGGGGGAGAAAGCGTTCAGTTGCAACGTTTGTGGAAAGAGATTCGCTCGGCTCCAGTATctcaaaaaacacaagtgtgtCGCGGAGAGCAGCACGAAGAAATGA
- the LOC114920564 gene encoding gastrula zinc finger protein XlCGF48.2 isoform X1 has product MSKVQVLRLFANQRLTAAAEEIFELFERTATEYEEQLCRLKEENEQLRKLVDSGLSPEARSHQADDLQLMVEVPSEQQDSPEPPQIKEEEEELWISQKGELLQVLEEADISTLTSTPDPVKTEEDDAEKPQSPQLHESQTEESGDGEHLKTETDGENCGGSEADRDFNPDSHLQPVTPDEASHLSGSESDERRCDVEVDMDPLSGFKPLQSKEAPISELEPSTEETSVSSSECASSFAQINNLQKQERIKSFSCSVCGKRYSNKTNLSAHMTRHSKGHRFSCSVCKKSFPWRGELVRHTRTHTGEKPVIGGEGLTEKSHMYTHLQGDTGEQLTCTCSVCKASFPCRSGLDVHMRTHTGEKPFGCALCGKRFTQNGNLKRHMAVHTGEKPFSCSVCGKRFPSKQDLNRHWTVHTGQKLFSCSVCDKRFAWHQSLRKHSCPGVVLS; this is encoded by the exons atgtctaaagtCCAAGTGCTGAGACTTTTCGCCAACCAGAGACTGACTGCAGCTGCTGAGGAGATATTTGAGTTGTTCGAAAGGACGGCGACTGAGTACGAGGAGCAACTCTGTCGGTTAAAAGAGGAAAACGAGCAACTACGGAAACTTGTGGACTCCGGTTTGAGCCCTGAAGCCCGGTCACACCAAGCAG ATGACCTGcagctgatggtagaggttccCTCTGAGCAGCAGGACTCCCCAGAACCACCACAGattaaagaggaagaagaggaactCTGGATCAGTCAGAAGGGAGAGCTGCTTCAAGTGTTGGAGGAGGCTGATATCAGCACTCTCACATCCACTCCTGACCCTGTGAAGACTGAAGAAGACGACGCAGAGAAACCTCAGTCGCCACAGCTTCATGAAAGCCAAACTGAAGAGAGCGGAGACGGAGAGCATTTGAAAACAGAAACTGATGGAGAGAACTGTGGAGGATCAGAAGCAGACAGAGACTTTAATCCAGACAGTCATTTGCAGCCGGTTACTCCTGACGAGGCTTCAcatctctctggatctgagtcaGATGAAAGACGATGTGATGTGGAGGTGGATATGGATCCTCTATCCGGTTTTAAACCTCTCCAAAGCAAAGAAGCACCGATAAGTGAACTGGAACCTTCTACTGAAGAAACATCAGTTAGCTCCTCTGAATGTGCTTCAAGCTTTGCACAAATTAATAATCTCCAGAAACAAGAAAGAATTAAATCATTCAGTTGCTCGGTTTGTGGTAAAAGATACTCAAATAAGACTAATTTATCCGCTCACATGACTCGTCATTCGAAAGGACATCGTTTCAGCTGCTCAGTTTGCAAGAAAAGCTTTCCATGGAGGGGAGAGCTTGTGAGACACACGAGAACCCACACAGGAGAAAAACCTGTCATCGGTGGTGAAGGGTTAACAGAAAAGTCACATATGTACACGCACCTGCAAGGGGACACAGGAGAGCAGCTAACCTGCACCTGTTCAGTTTGTAAAGCGAGTTTCCCCTGCAGATCAGGATTGGACGTACACATGAGAACCCACACGGGGGAGAAACCCTTTGGTTGTGCACTGTGTGGGAAAAGATTTACACAAAATGGAAATCTGAAACGCCACATGGCTgtccacacaggagagaaacccttcagttgTTCGGTTTGTGGGAAAAGATTTCCGTCGAAACAAGACTTAAACCGCCACTGGACCGTCCACACGGGACAGAAACTGTTTAGCTGCAGTGTTTGTGATAAAAGATTTGCTTGGCATCAAAGTCTCAGAAAACACTCTTGTCCAGGGGTCGTCCTGTCTTAA
- the LOC114920564 gene encoding zinc finger protein 391 isoform X3, whose translation MSKAKTLKCFVKQRLTAAAEEIFELFEKTISEYEEQMCQLKEENERQHKLLEAVSKADVVQLTVIKEEVPPEQQERSSSPIQENPPEPPHIKEDQDGEQLKGPEEADISMLLRFTPVALKSEEEDDEIPQSSWLNEINTNEGRDIEHLKTEADGEDCGGPEPDRDFNPDSHLQPVTPDKTSHLSGSGCETDLQNHMIGHSENNSSLVEHPRTRKGEKPFACSVCKAAFGRRSDMVIHMRKHTGEKPYSCSVCGKRFARNHLKIHMRTHTGEKPFSCLVCGKRFAHSGTLLQHMNVHDVEKPFDCLVCGKSFAYSTSLKRHMTIHGP comes from the exons atgtcaaaagccAAAACgctgaaatgttttgtgaagcagagactgaCTGCAGCTGCTGAGGAGATTTTTGAGCTGTTTGAGAAAACGATATCAGAGTACGAGGAGCAAATGTGTCAACTAAAAGAGGAAAACGAGCGACAACACAAACTCCTTGAGGCTGTTTCCAAAGCGG ATGTCGTGCAGCTGACGGTGATCAAAGAAGAGGTTCCccctgagcagcaggagaggagctCCAGTCCGATCCAGGAGAACCCACCAGAACCTCCACACATCAAAGAGGACCAGGACGGAGAGCAGCTTAAAGGGCCAGAAGAGGCTGATATCAGCATGTTACTGAGGTTCACTCCTGTCGCCTTgaagagtgaagaagaagatgatgagaTCCCTCAGTCCTCATGGCTCAATGAAATCAACACTAACGAGGGCAGAGACATAGAGCATTTGAAAACAGAagctgatggagaggactgtggaggaccAGAACCAGACCGAGACTTTAATCCAGACAGTCATTTACAGCCAGTTACTCCTGACAAGACTTCACATCTTTCTGGATCTGGATGTGAGACTGACCTACAGAACCACATGATAGGTCATTCAGAAAACAATTCATCTTTGGTGGAACACCCAAGAACTCGTAAAGGAGAGAAACCTTTCGCGTGCTCGGTGTGTAAAGCCGCTTTCGGACGCAGATCAGATATGGTTATACATATGAGAAAGCATACTGGTGAGAAGCCGTACAGTTGTTCAGTTTGTGGGAAAAGATTTGCACGTAATCACCTGAAGATACACATGAGAACgcacactggagagaaaccaTTTAGTTGTTTAGTGTGTGGGAAAAGGTTTGCACATAGTGGGACTTTGTTACAACACATGAACGTTCACGACGTAGAGAAACCGTTCGATTGTTTGGTTTGTGGGAAAagctttgcatacagtacaagTCTGAAACGACACATGACGATCCACGGCCCATAA
- the LOC114920563 gene encoding zinc finger protein 79-like, with product MSKVQMLRSFVNQRLTAAAEEIFELLEKTISEYEERLDRSKENQDKNIGLGEDFSRDLELHTAEVQQLLVRKEEFPLEQRDWSPTPDQEDPPVPSHIKEEQEEIWSSQAAEQLQEPQEADVIKFTFTPFPVRSVEGHGEKPQTSPLHQTQTVENRGTQHLKTEADGENSAGSEPDRNHDPDNNLHPATSHSFGSKTDHNSFPFEERSDPKSGLNPLQNKDKGVKPFCCSVCGKRYPQKRSLANHMRLHSEGKFFSCSICKKTFPWKRDVLTHMRIHTGEKPFSCSFCGTRFSQSSHLTLHLRVHTGEKPFTCSVCNTSFSVRKSLVDHMTTHTGEKPHKCSVCGKRFAQNGALRRHLAVHTGEKPFNCSVCDKRFTRLEHVKNHKCAGESSKNK from the exons atgtctaaagtCCAAATGCTGAGATCTTTTGTGAACCAGAGACTGACTGCAGCTGCTGAGGAGATATTTGAGCTGTTAGAGAAAACGATATCAGAGTACGAGGAGCGACTTGATCGATCCAAAGAGAATCAGGATAAAAACATAGGACTGGGAGAGGATTTCAGCCGGGACCTCGAGTTACACACAGCAG aagtccagcagctgttggtgagaAAAGAAGAGTTTCCCCTTGAGCAGCGAGATTGGAGCCCCACTCCGGACCAGGAGGACCCACCAGTACCATCACACATTAAAGAGGAACAGGAGGAAATCTGGAGCAGTCAAGCGGCAGAGCAGCTTCAAGAGCCACAGGAGGCTGATGTCATCAAGTTCACATTCACTCCTTTCCCAGTGAGGAGTGTAGAAGGTCATGGAGAGAAACCTCAGACCTCACCGCTTCATCAAACCCAAACGGTAGAGAACAGAGGCACACAGCATCTGAAAACAGAAGCTGATGGAGAGAACTCtgcaggatcagaaccagacagaAACCATGACCCAGACAATAATTTACATCCTGCAACTTCACACTCCTTCGGATCGAAGACCGACCACAATAGTTTTCCCTTTGAAGAAAGAAGTGACCCTAAATCAGGTTTAAACCCTCTGCAAAACAAGGATAAAGGAGTGAAACCATTCTGCTGCTCAGTTTGCGGTAAAAGATATCCTCAGAAAAGATCCTTAGCAAATCATATGAGGCTTCATTCAGAGGGGAAATTTTTCAGCTGTTCCATTTGTAAAAAGACTTTCCCATGGAAAAGAGACGTTTTGACGCATATGAGAATCCACAccggagagaaacccttcagttgCTCCTTCTGTGGCACAAGGTTCTCTCAAAGCTCCCATCTGACCTTACACTTAagagttcatacaggagagaaacctttCACCTGCTCGGTGTGCAACACAAGTTTTAGTGTCAGGAAAAGTTTGGTTGATCACATGACAACTCATACTGGAGAGAAACCCCACAAGTGTTCAGTTTGTGGTAAAAGATTTGCCCAAAACGGTGCTCTGAGGCGACACCTGGCTGTCCACACAGGGGAGAAACCGTTcaactgcagtgtgtgtgataAAAGATTCACTCGGCTCGAGCATGTCAAAAATCACAAGTGTGCTGGTGAGAgcagcaaaaataaatga